In Lolium rigidum isolate FL_2022 chromosome 3, APGP_CSIRO_Lrig_0.1, whole genome shotgun sequence, the genomic window GGTCGTGCGTGTGCGACGGCGACTCGCAATCCCGCACTAAACGGCGAAGGCGACTTGAACATCCTCCGCCCGGCAACCCTCCTCATCCTCCACAATCGTTCTTGCTCCGCCCGCGTCGCTATTCCTCGTCCGTCTGCGACGGAAACTTGCACTCCCGCATGGAGAGCCAAGTTAGGTTAGTGATTCCCCAATTTTGGCTTATTTCAGTTCAATTTCGGCCAGATTTTCTTGCTCCGTGTACGCCGCAATTGTTGCTCCGCCTGCGCCGCCAACTCCCGCTCACGGCTGGACAACGAAATTAAGTTACAAATTCCACGATTTCAGCGTATTTTACTTCAATTTCAGCTGGGTTTGTTTGGAGTAGTACAGTTGACCAATTTTGTATGTTTTTCGGCTCCGCCGTCGGCAAATTTTCTATTCCGTGCAGGCCGTCGACTTGGCTCGCTCAACACGGTCCATCGAAATCGGAGGCCCATGAACTAAATCGGAAGAATGGTGCTCCTTCATGTAATCATGTTCGTAGACCAGACCCATCAACGGAACGGAAAGAACGGTTCTCCTTCTACACGAGTTAACTCTATTTTCCGGCGCTTTAATGATGGATTCATGATGGTAATTTCGACTCATTTATCATTCCTGTGATTATGACGATTAGTCCTAGCGTTACCCTTCTCCTTCATATAAATATGTGGACACAGAACCCTATTTTTCCTCACTACTTCCATCCGACATTGGAAACCTCATTATTCATTGGAGATGCTCTTTCCATATCTTTCTCCCCTTCCGCTTCCTCCTTACTGCATGGTGAAATGTTTGGCAAAGAGAGGCTGTGACAGGGGAGCAACGCCAAATCAACCCAATGTTCTTGCGAAGGTTGAAACATTTCCCAATAAATTGCTAATTGCAAGGAACAAGCTGCTGCAATAGACGTCTCTTCCTTTGCTCCTGCTGAGGTATAATTTCCAGCCATCAATATTTTTTCCTGTTCAAGTATATTATAAgctttcatatatgttttgtttcttAGATTGTTTTCTTCGTCCTTCCTTTTGGCAGGAGTACCCGCCGATTGTATGTGCCTGTGATTCTATTAATTAAGGGATTAGGCTCGATCTGCTCTGACTACATGATTCTAAGACATTACTCCAGGTGTGGCTCTAATCCTTCTTGTGTGGTGTGCATTACGATAAGATTTAACTTCTCGATCTCAAGAAAGATATACCGATATGATCCGGCTTAAGTATGTACGTACTCACCTTGTGTGAATGTTGTGTGTGTGACTATTTTTTCCCGTGTGCTTATAGAAGACTAATTGGTTGGGATAAATAATTTTCTTAATTCTGCTTACAGGTGAGGAGTTTGCATGCCAAGGTCTGATCTATTTTGTTAGTACATGCCTCTGATTGCTTCTTCATATCTTCAACACATTTTGTGATTACCCTTTGGCATTTGTTCCTAAGACTGTTTCCCTTTCTAAGAAGTGAAATTCTGAAATTAAAACACATGTCAAACCATTGCTACCTTTTTTCATGGATAGCTTTTGGCATTTGTTCTTAAAGACTGTTTTCCTTTCGAAGAAGTTAATCTGAAATTATGACACTGAGGACATATATATTTATAAGTCCTAATATGTAATATTAAATATTCTCGACATGCGTTGTTATACTAGCCATAATTCTGTAAGGAGAAGTAGGCATTTTTTTTGCAGCTCTGTTAAATCGTTCACAACATCTAGTTTCCATGTTCAGGTGCCATCTAAGGATTTTTGGCCCCAACTGAGCTGGTGTAGAGGTGATAGTCTAGCTTTGTTCTTGAGGTTAGTAGCTGTTTGCACCATCAGCTAAGAACTTAAATTGTTTTCGAATTGACTGGCTGCTTTAGAGCACTGTTACTACTACAGAGCAATGGTTAATTTTGTATAAGCATAATCCAGATCACAAAGAAAAATATGTTCTAGGGCTGTCTTATTTGTCATGCTCTGCGTATAGTGCTACTGTTCTTTCAGGGCTGACATTAATCATCTTCCTGAATGGATAGACGTGATAAACAAATATCACTTATGTATTAGCTCTTGTGATTTCATGCATTATATTCATGAATGCTAGGTTCCATTAGCAGAAGGGAAAATCCTGCACATGTCGAGAATGGTGCAGTTGTTTTTAGAAAATACGATCAGATTTAGTCTTTTAGATGTGATTTACATCGCACAACAGGTTTTCCCATAAAATTGTATGCACTGGACCACTGTCAAATTGTCAAGGTAAAGATCTACATTGGAAAGATATACTTTGCGCTTCTGCCGTGACAAAATGCTATTTGGTTTCTGCGCATCCCTAGATATATGCATTCATGTAAGGATAAATTGCATGGACAGAACATAGTCTATCATACATAGTGAGACTTGGGCTTTGCTGCATCAAACATAGCCTATCATACTTAGCTATGACTTTTAAAGTTGCAGTCTCCTGTAAACCTGTGTACATACATTGTTTGTTTGCTTTCACATATTGTCAAGATTTTTCTCTGATAACTATTAGTGTTGTTTTATTTGATCAAATGTTATCTATTTTTTCCTTGCATTTTACTTGACCTACCTCATTCCATATGAGGACCAACCACTGCTTGGTAATAGGATGACATTACTTTCTGATGGTTAGGGAGTTGGCTGGCAGGTTGATTGATGGCATGTGCCACAACTCTGGAGGCAGAGGATCCCAATCGTCTATGTGGCTGTTTTCCCTCCGGCATAGTGTTGAGCAGCGACTTCTTTTTTTTCTGAGGGAGGGCGCCAGCCTCTTCTTCTTTCATAGAGGCATGACCACAAGATCAAAACAACTGCAAAACCACAACAAGACTCATTTGCTTGTTTGTTGATGATATGCTTCGGATTAATCTTTCATTGAGGTTATCGGTTGGTCCTTATATTTCGAGTTGTCGAGACACAATGATGTTACTACGAATATTTGCACATTTTGTGTTAGTAGTTGAAATTGAACACATTAGACACTAAAGGTACATGGATGTTGTTTGAAAAGTCAAAAGGCTACTATATGTTTGTATTGTTGCTTGTCCTATGTATTCGATGGTCGTCTAATTGGCATCTGTATTTAGGCTTGGAGAAGAGAGATGTTTCAGTGTCTATCCCTATCCATATGTTTGCATACTTAGAAAGTGTATAAAAATATGGTTGATTAATTCTAACTTTTTCTGAGATGTGATTAGTTCTAAATATTATACCCCATCACATTTATCATAGCATTACAGATAAACTGTTCAAATAACATTTCAACTGTTTAACTTCTTCCAAATATTTAAGTGTTCTTTTCTTAAGGTGGACGGGCGCCGCAACGCGCGCCTTCATGGTCTAGTATACCATAAAACACATAAATCACCATGAGGGGCGTAGGCTTCACTAGTAGAGAAAGAGGCTTTTGTTCAGCGCTGCCTGGAGCTTTAGCACCGGTAAGACTACGAACCcatactaaagggtgcattagcaccggttcgagaGGCTAGAGTTTAGCACCGGTTTGtatgggacctttagcaccgattcGTGGCACCGTAAAGATCTACCGTTTAGCTccggttcgtggcacgaaccggtgctaaagattttTCTACTCCCTACGCATctttggatcgccttttttagctccgtaaaatacaaaagaaaatgctaagaaattgaaaaaataaaatcttttgagatttgtgtatgttacgcaacctactattaggaaaaattaacaaatttgacttTCGACCTTTTTTTTAcataaaaagtttagaaaaaggtaaaatagcattaacttttgcatacgacgtcggaaaaagcgtataatatatcaaaatgatcgtgagaaaaaattacatccgaattcaccggggtttacccggttagccaatttttagattctcaaaattccaaatgaaaatatgaaagcgtgCAGATTTTAATTATTGTTAGAAATTCaggattttttatattttttatttttgcaaaaatgaaattaataattgcatcctacataaatattactattacttttagcccATTTTTAGATTTTCATATTTTCAGgccattttttttgaaaattaaaaaaataaaagaattaaaaataattcaaatttaaaggttaatatttatttatttattcaagattatgattacatcattatttttgtttattaaaaaattatttgaatttcaaacaataaagaactgtgacatcgaccaacatgctaATAGGATTGATATCATACTATTACCACATAAATGCGCGCGAAACACTTGGAAGCGGGACTGGAGGAACTCGGAAATTAAGCGTTTAAGTGTtgaagtagtgggaggatgggtgactgagCGAGAAGTTTGACCACTAGtaggtaatttgactagagataactgTAGATAGAGACTAACTTGGatataaaatattagaaattctgaaaaatagaaaaaagagggagtgaaaaatctTTCGAAAAAATTGGACACCGGTAACGGGTTCTGCCGTGGCAGCTTTTTGGGGtgttttcctgccgcggcagaccctttagcaccggttcgtgttaatatagaccggtgctaaaggtcctctcgCCCGGGTGCTCGggcagccgccacgtggtgcccctttagtaccggttcgtaactgaaCCGGTGCTGGGGGGGCTTTAGCACCGGATACTTTGCACTGGTTGGGCAACTGGTAAATAAACCCttacaaaccggtgctaatgccccgttttccactagtgcttgATGCACTTGCTAACCTACAAATCTCATGCAGGAAATGGAAAATATTGTCTAAAAATAGAAATTTGATATTATCTCCGTTTTAAAATATAAACCTTTTTGGGAAGCTAGTTTAGCTTGTAATTACGTCTGAGCGGAGTTAAGTGAGTGTGCACATCCTAGAGACGGAATTGACGGCCGTGATAAGACTTAAACGCCCACATGCTTGTGCAATAGAGTTTTTGCCATTTGTTATGTGTAGGGGGACAAGAGCAAAATCAAATAGTTATCGTGTATGAGCTGCTTTTGGAGCTAATCAAACCATATCTAGACTTCGATGGGTTGAGTCAGTACCAGATGTTGTAACTGAGTTGGTGGCCAGCGAGTTAGCTGTGCCAGTTTAATGAAATATATATgttccagttcaaaaaaaaaaagttatcgTGTGAGTAAGCAAAACCAATTTGTTTGAGAAAGCAATATCTTCATGTTCTTATTTCTCATCAAATTCCCGACTTTTTGTAACATAATCCTAGTGGACACAATTGAGATTACTaagtaaaataaaagaaatacataTCCTTGTACAGTAAGAATCATTCGTCAATAGTACAATGAAGAATCTATAAAATTGCAAATCCCTGTATGCATATTTATTTGTTCTTATTTTTTACTAAGAATTTTAAAAATCTTGGGATCCATGTACCGTACGTGCGCTCGATCGAGTTAGTTAGCTCTATGGCTGAGTGAGGCCATTCGAACCACATTTCTTGAATTCTGGTGGCGGTGGGGGTAGACTGGTCTCCGGCGTCGGCCCGTCCTCGACGATGAACGCCGTGGCCATGCCCATGATGATGTGGAACTCGAAGTGGCAGTGCAGGTACCACATGCCAGGGTTGTCGGTGACGAACCGCACGGCGGCCCATCCTGTCCTGGGCACCTGCACCGTGTTCCTCAGCTGCGGGTTGTGGTAGTTGAACTTCTTAGGGTCAGTCTTGGGATTGTAGTTGCCAAGCCCCATGGCGAGGACGAAGAAATCATAGCCATGGAGGTGCATGGGGTTTGAGTCGCTCTGCAGCAGCGCCGTGCTCTGGAAGATGATCTCCACGGAGGTGTTGTAGCGGAACCTCCGGAGCTTGGTCGCCTTGAACGTCGGCTCCAGAGCCTCCTCCAGCGGGCCCGGCGGGATCAAGTTGCGGTCGGTGTAGTTGTACGGGTGCGGCGGATGGTCGGGGAGGTCCTCCGTGTAGAGCCCGCTCGTCCGGCGTTCATAGTACCTCTCGAGGAGCGACGCGTTGGTCGGGTGGCGGAAGGAGACGTTGTTCATGGTGGCCACGACGATGGTCTCGGGACTCCGGCGGCGCTTGCAGGAGGTGCTGTTGTTGCGGCAGATCGAGCCGAGGCCGAGCGTGAAGAAGAGGCGCTCGTCGACGTGCATGGGGACGCGGTGCCGGTCCGGGTGCGCGAGGCCCGTGAGGTTGTTGTGGAAGTAGTAGGACGGCATGGTGTTGTGCTGGTCCGGCATGAGCGGCGTCGGCACGGGCAGCCCGTTGTTGCTCTTGTCGGATCCGGCGTATCGGACAAGGCCGCGGGAGACGAACCCCGGGATCTGCGGGTCGGGCTCCGGGGGCTGGTTCGCGAGCGCCACCATGTGGTAGTGCGCCGGCGGGGCGTCGGCGGCCATGAGCACGTCCATGGCCTCGCCCGGCGCCAGGGTgaccatgtccgtcttgtacggcgTGAGGTAGTTGCCGTCTGCGCCGACCACCGTGAAGGTGTGCCCAGCCACCTTGAAGTAGTACTCGGAGAAGAGCGCCGTGTTGACGATCCGCAGCAGGTAGGTCTTCCCGCGCACCACATCGAGGACGAAGCTCTCTTCCGGCTTACCGGAGCAGTTGCTGAGATCGCCGAGCTTACCGTTGATGGTGGCCGAGAGCGGGTTGTCGTCGAAGTTACCGTCGTGCATCCTCCTGTCGAGCTCGACGAGGTCGAGCTCCCACCACTCGCCGATGATGATGGGCACGTCCTTGGTGGGGGTCGGGAACGGGTACCTGCCGCCCTTGGGCCGGATGATGAAGGCTCCGGCGACGGTGGCGCGGAGGCAGGTGACGTGCGCGTGCCACCACAGCGTGCCGACCTGGCCGGTGACGTTGAAGCGGTACACGTGGTTGCCGCCGGGAGGGATGGGGCACTCGGTGACGAAGCCGGCGCCGTCGGACCAGCAGCTCCGTATCTGCCGGACGCCATGCCAGTGGATGGTGAGGCCGTGCGGTAGTCGGTTCTCGACGTGGACGACCACCGTGTCGCCGTCAGTGACGTCGATCGTGGGGCCTGGGAGCTGCCCGTTGACGACGTAGATCTTGGTCGTGTTGCACAGGTGCGTCTGGTTCATCTCGTGCACCTGATCATCATTAATCAATGGATTGGTCAAAAAACAGGTCAAGATGATGAGTGCTAGACCAATCACTAGATCGACATTGTATTCACGATCGATATCTTCTAAAGAGAAAAaagcaagg contains:
- the LOC124703065 gene encoding laccase-19 → MEKLSMAATIFCAVALAALAAAAGGEAAVVEHTFVVHEMNQTHLCNTTKIYVVNGQLPGPTIDVTDGDTVVVHVENRLPHGLTIHWHGVRQIRSCWSDGAGFVTECPIPPGGNHVYRFNVTGQVGTLWWHAHVTCLRATVAGAFIIRPKGGRYPFPTPTKDVPIIIGEWWELDLVELDRRMHDGNFDDNPLSATINGKLGDLSNCSGKPEESFVLDVVRGKTYLLRIVNTALFSEYYFKVAGHTFTVVGADGNYLTPYKTDMVTLAPGEAMDVLMAADAPPAHYHMVALANQPPEPDPQIPGFVSRGLVRYAGSDKSNNGLPVPTPLMPDQHNTMPSYYFHNNLTGLAHPDRHRVPMHVDERLFFTLGLGSICRNNSTSCKRRRSPETIVVATMNNVSFRHPTNASLLERYYERRTSGLYTEDLPDHPPHPYNYTDRNLIPPGPLEEALEPTFKATKLRRFRYNTSVEIIFQSTALLQSDSNPMHLHGYDFFVLAMGLGNYNPKTDPKKFNYHNPQLRNTVQVPRTGWAAVRFVTDNPGMWYLHCHFEFHIIMGMATAFIVEDGPTPETSLPPPPPEFKKCGSNGLTQP